The proteins below are encoded in one region of Microvirga ossetica:
- the groES gene encoding co-chaperone GroES, translated as MKFRPLHDRVVVRRIEAEEKTAGGIIIPDTAKEKPQEGEIVAVGPGARDESGKVVALDVKAGDRVLFGKWSGTEVRIDGQDLLIMKESDIMGVIEQSAAAQKAA; from the coding sequence ATGAAGTTCCGTCCGCTGCACGACCGCGTCGTCGTCCGCCGCATCGAAGCCGAAGAGAAGACGGCCGGCGGCATCATCATCCCGGACACCGCCAAGGAGAAGCCGCAAGAGGGCGAAATCGTCGCCGTCGGCCCCGGCGCCCGTGACGAGAGCGGCAAGGTCGTCGCCCTCGACGTGAAGGCCGGCGACCGCGTGCTCTTCGGCAAGTGGTCCGGCACCGAGGTGCGTATCGATGGCCAGGATCTCCTGATCATGAAGGAATCCGACATCATGGGCGTGATCGAACAGTCCGCCGCGGCTCAGAAGGCAGCTTAA
- a CDS encoding alpha/beta hydrolase — MEQLAPEVQEVTVETADGERLYGLWKAPQTGRPVVVSFHGNASAPGWAADRFSTGLWAAHGWGVLAIAYRGYPGSTGSPSEEGILADGDAAMTFVWKAAPESAILVHGHSLGTGVAVAMAATHPVIGAYLEAPYASLLSLAKRQFRYLPGFLMRDPMRSDLRVARVTAPVIAIHGKQDPVIPASSARELIAKVTSNSRLIEVDGDHVSILGMVDAEVEEFFGSL; from the coding sequence ATGGAGCAGCTCGCTCCTGAAGTTCAGGAGGTCACGGTCGAGACAGCTGACGGGGAACGTCTCTATGGTCTGTGGAAAGCGCCGCAAACTGGCCGCCCAGTGGTCGTATCGTTCCATGGCAACGCCAGTGCGCCGGGATGGGCCGCTGACCGGTTCTCAACCGGACTTTGGGCCGCTCACGGCTGGGGTGTTCTGGCTATTGCATACCGAGGGTATCCCGGCTCGACTGGCTCTCCGAGCGAAGAGGGCATTCTGGCTGATGGCGACGCCGCCATGACTTTCGTCTGGAAGGCTGCTCCCGAGTCCGCCATCCTCGTTCATGGACACTCGTTGGGCACGGGCGTTGCCGTTGCCATGGCTGCGACCCATCCGGTAATCGGGGCGTATCTTGAAGCACCCTATGCATCGCTTCTCAGCCTGGCCAAACGCCAGTTCCGGTATCTTCCTGGATTTCTGATGCGAGATCCCATGCGCTCGGATTTGCGGGTCGCTCGCGTGACAGCGCCGGTTATCGCAATCCACGGCAAACAGGATCCGGTAATCCCGGCCTCATCTGCGAGGGAGTTGATCGCGAAGGTTACGAGCAATTCTCGATTAATCGAGGTCGACGGAGACCACGTCTCCATCCTTGGCATGGTTGATGCGGAGGTAGAGGAATTCTTCGGTTCGTTATAG
- the tnpB gene encoding IS66 family insertion sequence element accessory protein TnpB, translated as MIGPTDAIRVTVATKPRDFRKGAEGLAALVRETMGADPFSGAVYVFRARRTERRRIARRQCRPDVVRMLDGVLILSSDGGLHLALFDFPPSSLAFAR; from the coding sequence GTGATCGGGCCGACCGACGCGATCCGGGTGACGGTGGCGACGAAACCGCGGGACTTCCGCAAGGGAGCGGAGGGGCTGGCCGCGCTCGTGCGCGAGACGATGGGCGCTGATCCGTTCTCGGGCGCCGTCTACGTGTTCCGGGCCAGGCGCACCGAGCGACGCCGCATCGCTCGACGTCAATGCCGCCCGGACGTCGTCCGCATGCTCGACGGTGTCCTTATCCTCTCCTCCGACGGTGGTTTGCATCTTGCGTTGTTCGATTTCCCTCCGTCGTCACTTGCTTTCGCGCGTTGA
- the groL gene encoding chaperonin GroEL (60 kDa chaperone family; promotes refolding of misfolded polypeptides especially under stressful conditions; forms two stacked rings of heptamers to form a barrel-shaped 14mer; ends can be capped by GroES; misfolded proteins enter the barrel where they are refolded when GroES binds), with product MAAKDVKFSTDARDRMLRGVDILANAVKVTLGPKGRNVVLEKSYGAPRITKDGVTVAKEIELSDKFENMGAQMVREVASKASDVAGDGTTTATVLAQAIVREGAKAVAAGMNPMDLKRGIDMAVAEAVKDIQSRAKKVASSEEIAQVGTISANGDASIGEMIAQAMQKVGNEGVITVEEAKTAETELDVVEGMQFDRGYLSPYFITNAEKMIAELEDPYILIHEKKLSSLQSLLPILEAVVQTSKPLLIVAEDIEGEALATLVVNKLRGGLKIAAVKAPGFGDRRKAMLEDIAILTAGQTISEDLGIKLENVTLDMLGRAKRIRIDKESTTIIDGAGAKDAIEARVQQIKAQIEETTSDYDREKLQERLAKLAGGVAVIRVGGATEIEVREKKDRVDDAMHATRAAVEEGIVPGGGTALLRAKAAVAKLTSDNPDVKSGINIVLRALEAPIRQIAENAGVEGSTVVGKITDNTKSDTYGFNAQTEEFVDMLQAGIVDPAKVVRTALQNAASVAGLLVTTEAMVAEAPKRESAPAMPGGGMGGGMGGMDF from the coding sequence ATGGCTGCCAAAGACGTAAAATTCTCCACCGATGCACGCGATCGGATGCTGCGCGGTGTCGATATTCTGGCCAACGCCGTAAAGGTCACGCTTGGCCCCAAGGGCCGCAACGTGGTGCTGGAAAAGAGCTACGGCGCTCCGCGCATCACCAAGGACGGCGTCACCGTCGCCAAGGAGATCGAGCTTTCCGACAAGTTCGAGAACATGGGCGCCCAGATGGTGCGCGAAGTGGCCTCGAAGGCGAGCGATGTGGCCGGTGACGGCACCACCACCGCGACGGTTCTGGCTCAGGCCATCGTCCGCGAGGGCGCCAAGGCGGTTGCCGCCGGCATGAACCCGATGGACCTCAAGCGCGGCATCGACATGGCTGTTGCTGAAGCCGTGAAGGACATCCAGTCCCGCGCCAAGAAGGTGGCTTCATCTGAGGAGATCGCTCAGGTCGGCACCATCTCGGCCAATGGTGATGCCTCCATCGGCGAGATGATCGCCCAGGCGATGCAGAAGGTCGGCAACGAGGGTGTCATCACCGTCGAGGAGGCCAAGACCGCCGAGACCGAGCTCGATGTCGTGGAAGGCATGCAGTTCGACCGCGGCTACCTCTCGCCATACTTCATCACCAACGCCGAGAAGATGATTGCGGAGCTCGAGGATCCCTACATCCTCATCCACGAGAAGAAGCTCTCCTCTTTGCAGTCGCTACTGCCGATCCTCGAAGCCGTGGTGCAGACCAGCAAGCCGCTGCTGATCGTGGCGGAAGACATCGAGGGCGAGGCTCTCGCCACCCTCGTGGTCAACAAGCTGCGTGGCGGCCTCAAGATCGCTGCCGTGAAGGCTCCCGGCTTCGGCGACCGCCGCAAGGCCATGCTCGAGGACATCGCGATTCTCACCGCCGGCCAGACGATTTCTGAGGACCTCGGCATCAAGCTCGAGAATGTCACCCTCGACATGCTCGGCCGTGCCAAACGTATTCGCATCGACAAGGAGAGCACCACGATCATTGATGGCGCCGGTGCCAAGGACGCGATTGAAGCTCGTGTTCAGCAGATCAAGGCGCAGATCGAGGAGACCACCTCGGACTACGACCGTGAGAAGCTCCAGGAGCGCTTGGCCAAGCTCGCAGGCGGCGTCGCGGTGATCCGCGTCGGCGGCGCGACCGAGATCGAGGTCAGGGAGAAGAAGGACCGCGTGGATGACGCCATGCACGCCACCCGCGCGGCGGTGGAAGAGGGCATCGTTCCCGGCGGCGGCACGGCTCTGCTGCGCGCCAAGGCTGCGGTTGCCAAGCTCACCAGCGACAATCCGGACGTGAAGTCCGGCATCAACATCGTTCTGCGCGCGCTCGAGGCTCCGATCCGTCAGATCGCCGAGAACGCCGGCGTTGAGGGCTCCACGGTTGTCGGCAAGATCACCGACAACACGAAGTCCGACACCTACGGCTTCAACGCCCAGACGGAAGAGTTCGTGGACATGCTCCAGGCCGGCATCGTCGATCCGGCCAAGGTCGTGCGCACGGCTCTCCAGAACGCAGCGTCTGTGGCTGGCCTGCTGGTCACCACTGAGGCCATGGTGGCCGAGGCTCCCAAGCGCGAGAGCGCTCCGGCGATGCCTGGCGGCGGCATGGGTGGTGGTATGGGCGGCATGGACTTCTAA
- a CDS encoding IlvD/Edd family dehydratase — translation MAKKLRSQHWFGGTDKDSFIHRSWMKNNGLPDDAFDGRPVIGICNTFSELTPCNAHFRGLVEHVKAGVLEAGGLPLEFPVFSCGESNLRPTAMLFRNLASMDVEEAIRGNPIDGVVLMAGCDKTTPSLLMGAGSCDLPTILISGGPMLNGKFKGRDIGSGTDVWRFSEDVRAGVMSRANFMAAESAMSRSPGHCMTMGTASTMASMAEALGVTLPGNAAYPAVDAHRARLARLTGRRIVGMVREDLRLSQILTRKAFANAIRMNGAIGGSTNAVVHLLAIAGRIGTDLSIDDWDTLGRDVPTIVNLMPSGRYLMEDFCYAGGVPATMKELSDLLDLDALTVTGQTVGENIADVENHNPDVIRPRSEALVRHGGIAVLRGNLAPNGAIIKPSAASPHLMRHRGRAVVFHSIEHYKARVDDPSLEIDETSVMVLQNCGPKGYPGMAEVGNMALPQKLLERGVRDMVRISDARMSGTAFGTVVLHVAPEAAAGGPLALVRDGDIIELDVEARRLHLDVSNEELSQRQSTWTPAVPQMAGGYQSLYVERVLQADRGADLDFLVGCRGAAVPRESH, via the coding sequence ATGGCAAAGAAACTACGGTCCCAGCATTGGTTCGGAGGTACGGACAAGGACTCTTTCATTCATCGCAGCTGGATGAAGAACAACGGCCTGCCAGACGATGCGTTTGATGGTCGCCCGGTCATTGGGATCTGCAATACCTTTTCAGAACTCACGCCATGCAATGCTCATTTCCGAGGGCTGGTGGAACACGTGAAAGCCGGTGTCCTCGAAGCCGGCGGACTCCCGCTAGAGTTTCCAGTGTTCTCCTGCGGTGAGTCGAACCTTCGACCCACAGCGATGCTCTTTCGGAACCTTGCCTCAATGGACGTAGAAGAGGCCATCCGTGGCAACCCAATTGATGGTGTCGTTTTGATGGCAGGGTGTGACAAGACTACTCCGTCTCTCCTGATGGGAGCTGGCTCATGCGATCTGCCGACGATTCTGATATCCGGTGGCCCAATGTTGAACGGGAAGTTCAAAGGACGTGATATCGGTTCTGGCACTGATGTCTGGAGGTTCTCCGAGGACGTGCGAGCGGGGGTTATGAGCCGTGCCAACTTCATGGCCGCCGAAAGTGCTATGTCTCGCTCCCCAGGTCATTGCATGACCATGGGTACTGCCTCCACGATGGCCTCAATGGCTGAAGCCCTGGGAGTTACGCTTCCAGGGAATGCAGCTTATCCTGCGGTCGATGCCCACCGGGCACGTCTAGCGCGCCTTACCGGACGTCGCATCGTCGGAATGGTGCGAGAGGATCTAAGATTGTCGCAAATCCTCACGAGGAAGGCTTTTGCGAATGCGATCCGCATGAATGGCGCGATTGGCGGCTCAACGAACGCAGTTGTTCACCTTCTTGCCATCGCAGGACGTATTGGGACGGACCTATCTATTGATGATTGGGATACGTTGGGACGCGATGTGCCAACAATTGTGAATTTGATGCCGTCAGGCCGTTATCTTATGGAGGACTTTTGTTATGCAGGTGGAGTTCCTGCAACTATGAAGGAACTCTCGGATTTACTCGACCTGGACGCTTTAACAGTCACCGGACAGACAGTCGGCGAGAACATAGCGGATGTGGAGAATCACAATCCAGATGTGATCAGGCCACGTTCGGAAGCACTGGTGCGGCACGGCGGTATTGCCGTCCTGCGCGGAAATCTTGCACCGAATGGCGCCATAATTAAGCCGTCCGCTGCATCCCCGCACCTAATGCGCCATCGCGGACGTGCCGTGGTCTTTCATTCCATAGAGCACTATAAGGCTCGCGTAGATGACCCGAGCCTGGAAATTGATGAGACCTCAGTCATGGTACTGCAGAACTGTGGTCCTAAAGGCTATCCGGGGATGGCTGAAGTTGGTAATATGGCTTTGCCACAAAAACTCCTTGAGCGCGGCGTGCGCGATATGGTGCGCATCTCTGATGCGCGTATGTCAGGGACTGCGTTTGGTACAGTTGTGCTACATGTCGCTCCCGAAGCAGCGGCTGGAGGTCCCCTCGCACTCGTGCGTGACGGTGACATAATTGAACTAGATGTCGAGGCACGTCGACTCCATTTGGACGTGTCAAATGAAGAGCTGTCGCAACGGCAGTCGACATGGACGCCAGCGGTGCCACAGATGGCCGGAGGCTACCAGAGCCTTTACGTAGAGCGGGTACTTCAAGCAGATCGTGGGGCAGATCTCGACTTCCTTGTGGGGTGCCGCGGAGCGGCGGTGCCACGTGAAAGCCATTAA
- a CDS encoding DDE-type integrase/transposase/recombinase → MRRLQSEELLSKNVEHRTSKYLNNVIEAEHGALKRVIRPTRGFQRMATAFSTIKGSRSCG, encoded by the coding sequence ATTCGACGCTTACAAAGCGAAGAGCTGCTGTCGAAAAATGTCGAGCATCGGACGTCGAAATATCTCAACAATGTCATCGAGGCGGAGCACGGCGCGCTCAAGCGTGTGATCCGGCCGACCCGCGGCTTCCAGAGGATGGCAACAGCCTTCTCTACCATTAAAGGCTCGAGGTCATGCGGATGA
- a CDS encoding ISL3 family transposase translates to MDQSLRPSSLVPEGFLVERTTLEPDRVVVWVRSRQLDCACPACGVLSRRVHSRYLRRAADLPLSGRRVDLRVMVRRFRCDAVLCGRQVFSERFANGVLPPLARRTGRLEHIVHHLGLALGGRPAASFAERLMLPVSNDTLLRVVRRRAQQPVDPLAVIGIDDFAWRRNHRYGTIVCDLERRRPVVLLPDREPATAQAWLRDHPSIVTIARDRGGGYGEAAAKALPHAIQIADRWHLMENASRAFLDAVRKSMRQIRSVIGATVIDPELLTAAERIQYEGYLRREETNMAILALAQHSVPIKQIVRETGHSRKLVRQVIRGERTDVFRMRQSSLEPHLPWLDGQWDAGARNATDLWRRLKQRGFRGSLRVIGEWATRRRRAEKADTEALHRIPSARTIARLMTTGRDLLSKSETVTIAAIETGVLPLVEARTLIIEFQSMIRNKAPAGLKNWLERASQSLVVSFARGVTNDEAAVRAAMTLSWSNGQTEGQITKLKLVKRQMYGRGKLDLLQARLIGAI, encoded by the coding sequence ATGGATCAGTCACTTCGCCCGTCCAGCCTTGTCCCCGAGGGATTTCTTGTTGAGCGGACGACTCTTGAGCCTGATCGGGTCGTTGTATGGGTTCGATCACGGCAGCTCGACTGTGCATGCCCGGCGTGCGGTGTTCTCTCGCGGCGAGTTCACAGCCGATATCTTCGCCGAGCGGCCGATCTGCCGCTTTCCGGGCGCCGCGTTGATTTGCGGGTGATGGTCCGGCGCTTTCGCTGTGACGCGGTTTTGTGTGGGCGACAGGTGTTCTCGGAACGGTTCGCCAATGGCGTTCTCCCGCCATTGGCCCGGCGCACTGGCCGCCTGGAGCACATCGTCCATCATCTTGGACTGGCCTTGGGTGGCCGCCCCGCGGCCAGTTTTGCCGAACGCCTGATGCTGCCCGTCAGCAATGACACACTGCTGCGAGTTGTGAGACGGCGGGCGCAACAGCCGGTCGACCCTCTCGCGGTGATCGGCATCGACGACTTCGCTTGGAGGCGCAATCATCGCTACGGCACCATCGTATGCGATCTGGAGCGCCGTCGTCCCGTGGTGCTGCTGCCAGACCGCGAGCCGGCAACGGCTCAGGCTTGGCTGCGAGATCATCCTTCTATTGTCACGATTGCCCGTGACCGTGGCGGCGGATACGGCGAGGCTGCGGCGAAGGCTCTGCCTCACGCCATCCAAATCGCGGATCGCTGGCACCTGATGGAGAATGCGAGCCGCGCCTTCCTCGATGCGGTGCGCAAGTCCATGCGCCAGATCCGTTCCGTCATCGGCGCGACAGTGATCGATCCCGAACTGTTGACCGCGGCCGAGCGGATTCAGTACGAAGGCTATCTCCGACGCGAGGAAACCAACATGGCTATCCTCGCCTTGGCCCAGCACAGCGTACCGATCAAGCAGATCGTCCGGGAGACCGGGCATAGCCGCAAGCTGGTGCGGCAGGTTATTCGCGGTGAGCGGACGGATGTCTTTCGCATGCGGCAAAGCTCGCTGGAGCCGCACCTGCCCTGGCTCGATGGTCAGTGGGATGCCGGAGCGCGCAATGCTACGGACCTCTGGCGTCGTCTGAAGCAACGAGGCTTCCGTGGCTCCTTGCGCGTCATCGGTGAGTGGGCCACCCGTCGCAGGCGCGCCGAAAAAGCGGATACTGAGGCCCTTCACCGCATTCCCTCCGCCCGCACCATCGCGCGGCTGATGACAACCGGGAGGGATCTTCTATCGAAATCTGAAACCGTCACGATCGCTGCCATCGAGACTGGCGTACTGCCCCTCGTCGAAGCCCGAACGCTGATCATCGAGTTCCAGTCCATGATCCGGAACAAGGCCCCGGCTGGCCTGAAGAACTGGCTTGAGCGCGCCAGCCAGAGCCTCGTCGTTTCCTTTGCCCGCGGTGTGACCAATGACGAAGCTGCCGTGCGCGCAGCCATGACATTGTCTTGGTCAAACGGCCAGACTGAAGGCCAGATTACCAAACTCAAACTGGTCAAGCGCCAGATGTACGGTCGCGGAAAGTTAGACTTGCTTCAGGCGCGCCTCATCGGAGCAATCTGA
- a CDS encoding IS110 family transposase, with translation MGEVSTIGLDLAKSVFQAHGADASGAVLFRKKLRRHQVLAFFSSQPPCTVAMEACASSHHWAREISRLGHAVRLIPPAYVKPFVKRQKNDAADAEAICEAAQRPTMRFVAPKSDGAQASALVFRARDLLVKQRTQIINALRGHLAEFGIVVAKGPAHVSKLAQAVENSDEPVPELARPILQMLIETLHRLDEQIARLDREVAQRAKEDETARRLMTIPGVGPVTAVALAALAPPAETFKRGRDFAAWVGLTPLQHSTGGKQKLGATSKMGERTLRRLLIIGANSVLLGAARNGVPAGSWLSRMLARKPPMLVRVALANKMARIVWALLARGEVYRAPAVGA, from the coding sequence ATGGGAGAAGTTAGCACGATTGGTCTGGATCTGGCGAAAAGCGTGTTCCAGGCTCACGGAGCCGATGCATCGGGAGCGGTTCTGTTCCGCAAGAAGCTGCGGCGGCACCAGGTCCTCGCGTTCTTCTCGTCCCAGCCACCCTGCACGGTGGCGATGGAGGCCTGCGCCAGCTCGCACCACTGGGCGCGCGAGATCAGCCGGCTCGGGCATGCCGTCCGGCTGATCCCACCCGCTTACGTGAAGCCTTTCGTCAAGCGGCAGAAGAATGATGCGGCGGATGCCGAGGCGATCTGCGAGGCCGCCCAGCGTCCGACCATGCGTTTCGTGGCGCCCAAGAGTGACGGGGCTCAAGCCTCAGCCCTCGTGTTCCGCGCCCGCGATCTCTTGGTCAAGCAGCGCACCCAGATCATCAATGCCCTACGGGGGCACTTGGCCGAGTTCGGGATCGTGGTCGCCAAAGGACCAGCTCACGTTTCGAAACTCGCGCAGGCTGTCGAGAACTCGGACGAACCGGTCCCGGAGCTCGCCCGACCGATCCTCCAGATGCTGATCGAGACGCTCCATCGGCTGGACGAGCAGATCGCCCGGTTGGATCGTGAGGTCGCCCAGCGGGCCAAGGAGGATGAGACGGCGCGGCGGCTGATGACGATCCCGGGTGTCGGCCCGGTCACCGCCGTGGCTCTGGCGGCGCTGGCCCCTCCGGCTGAGACATTCAAACGCGGCCGGGACTTTGCCGCCTGGGTCGGGCTCACACCGCTGCAGCATTCGACTGGTGGCAAGCAGAAGCTGGGGGCGACCTCGAAGATGGGCGAACGCACGCTGCGCCGCCTGCTCATCATCGGGGCCAACAGCGTCTTGCTTGGAGCCGCCCGCAACGGAGTTCCCGCTGGGTCGTGGCTCTCGCGCATGCTGGCGCGCAAGCCACCGATGCTGGTGCGTGTGGCGCTCGCCAACAAGATGGCCCGGATTGTATGGGCTCTGCTGGCAAGAGGTGAGGTGTATCGGGCTCCGGCTGTGGGTGCGTGA
- a CDS encoding TetR/AcrR family transcriptional regulator C-terminal domain-containing protein produces the protein MLAIDETLVGALDLEAALERILGAYGNLALDEEVIALTRLVTSESDRFPELGAAFSEGAFRHTREAIEGWLRRQCDAGVIALDDPRVAADMLRGMVAMEPQRAVMLGQRRAPDADEIAARARMCARLFLNGCRPGHKSAGLSQ, from the coding sequence ATGCTGGCGATTGACGAGACGCTTGTCGGAGCCCTCGATCTTGAGGCAGCGCTTGAGCGCATTCTGGGCGCGTATGGCAACCTGGCGCTCGACGAGGAAGTCATTGCTCTCACTCGGCTCGTCACCAGTGAGAGCGACCGCTTTCCCGAACTCGGGGCAGCCTTCTCCGAGGGGGCTTTCAGGCACACCAGGGAAGCCATTGAGGGCTGGCTGCGGCGGCAATGCGACGCGGGAGTGATCGCTCTCGATGATCCTCGTGTCGCGGCTGACATGCTGCGCGGGATGGTGGCCATGGAGCCGCAACGCGCCGTGATGCTGGGCCAACGCCGCGCGCCCGATGCGGACGAGATCGCGGCCCGAGCCAGGATGTGCGCACGCCTGTTCCTGAACGGCTGCCGTCCCGGTCATAAGTCCGCCGGCCTGAGCCAATAA
- a CDS encoding PRC-barrel domain-containing protein: MRPCYVFQSEADPNLYGFTGSSAGEKLPAASGPWTVVRQLSLDEQWTFSVGRAIVSAGILKNGFFLWEASNEAASLHPVIGSDRVEGTAVYNQQGRQIGTIKRLLIEKVSGRVLSVDVTFGGFLGIGVHHRTVPWDKLSYARDLEGYRTDITKEQVQGAPSFCIEGDDELWPDRKRQQEMRDYWHDYPRGPI, translated from the coding sequence ATGAGGCCCTGCTACGTCTTTCAGTCCGAGGCAGACCCGAATCTATATGGCTTCACTGGCAGTTCTGCAGGCGAAAAGCTTCCGGCTGCGAGTGGGCCTTGGACGGTTGTGCGACAGCTCAGCCTAGACGAGCAGTGGACCTTCAGCGTAGGCCGAGCCATCGTTTCAGCCGGAATACTGAAGAATGGCTTCTTTTTGTGGGAGGCAAGCAACGAGGCAGCCTCATTACATCCGGTGATCGGGAGCGATCGTGTTGAAGGCACGGCGGTGTACAACCAACAGGGCCGGCAGATCGGCACGATCAAGCGGCTGCTGATCGAGAAAGTCAGTGGACGCGTCCTGTCTGTGGACGTGACCTTTGGCGGCTTTCTCGGCATTGGTGTTCACCATCGCACGGTCCCATGGGATAAGCTTTCCTATGCCAGAGACCTTGAGGGCTACCGCACTGACATCACCAAGGAGCAGGTGCAAGGCGCACCATCGTTCTGCATTGAGGGTGACGATGAGTTGTGGCCTGACCGCAAGCGTCAGCAGGAGATGAGAGACTACTGGCATGATTATCCAAGAGGCCCGATTTAA
- a CDS encoding NAD(P)/FAD-dependent oxidoreductase, with protein MLNDSPQTKIESILGELENTLAGGDIDAAVNLFQADCYWRDLVTFTWNLKTMEGHDQVRDMLKAQLASIKPGRFRRDEKEPATETDGVTEGWFEFETGVARGYGHVRLKNGRIWTLLTTMTELKSHEEPMGVLRPMGAEHGSDAGRRTWKEKREAEAAELGFSTQPYVVIIGGGQGGIALGARLRQLGVPTIIVEKNERPGDSWRKRYKSLCLHDPVWYDHLPYIPFPENWPVFSPKDKIGDWLEMYTKVMELNYWSSTTCKSASYDEVAGEWTVLVVRDGQEIVLKPRQLVLATGMSGKANVPQFKGQDIFKGEQQHSSQHPGPDAYKGQKVVVVGSNNSAHDICAALWEGGADVTMLQRSSTHIVKSDSLMEVGLGDLYSERAVASGMTTRKADLIFASLPYRILHEFQVPVYNKIREKDAAFYQRLKDAGFMLDFGDDESGLFMKYLRRGSGYYIDVGACDLVADGRIKLVSGVGVKELTERSIVLEDGRELDADLIVYATGYGSMNGWAADLISQDIADKVGKCWGLGSNTTKDPGPWEGEQRNMWKPTQQEALWFHGGNLHQSRHYSQYLSLQLKARKEGISTQVYGLQEVHHTS; from the coding sequence ATGCTCAATGACAGCCCACAGACCAAGATCGAGAGCATTCTCGGCGAGTTGGAAAATACTCTTGCAGGCGGTGATATAGACGCCGCTGTGAACCTGTTTCAGGCGGATTGCTACTGGCGCGACCTCGTGACGTTCACCTGGAACCTCAAGACCATGGAAGGCCATGACCAGGTTCGCGACATGCTGAAGGCCCAACTGGCTTCTATCAAACCGGGCCGGTTCCGTCGGGACGAGAAGGAACCGGCCACTGAAACTGATGGAGTTACTGAGGGATGGTTCGAGTTCGAAACCGGCGTAGCGCGCGGCTATGGCCACGTGCGCCTCAAAAATGGCCGGATATGGACCTTGCTGACCACGATGACCGAGTTGAAGAGCCACGAGGAGCCCATGGGCGTGCTGCGCCCGATGGGTGCCGAACATGGCAGCGACGCCGGACGCCGGACGTGGAAAGAAAAGCGCGAGGCCGAAGCTGCCGAACTGGGCTTCTCCACCCAGCCCTATGTCGTCATCATCGGCGGAGGCCAGGGCGGCATTGCCCTCGGTGCCCGACTGCGGCAGCTGGGCGTGCCCACCATCATTGTTGAAAAGAACGAGCGGCCCGGCGACAGCTGGCGCAAGCGCTACAAGTCGCTCTGCCTGCACGATCCGGTCTGGTACGACCACCTGCCCTATATTCCCTTCCCCGAAAACTGGCCGGTCTTTTCGCCGAAAGACAAGATCGGCGACTGGCTTGAGATGTACACGAAGGTCATGGAGCTCAACTACTGGAGCTCGACCACCTGCAAATCCGCCAGCTATGACGAGGTTGCCGGAGAATGGACCGTACTGGTCGTACGCGACGGCCAGGAGATCGTGCTGAAGCCCCGGCAACTGGTGCTGGCCACAGGCATGTCCGGCAAGGCAAACGTCCCGCAATTTAAGGGCCAGGACATCTTCAAGGGCGAGCAGCAGCATTCCTCCCAGCACCCGGGGCCGGATGCCTACAAGGGACAGAAGGTCGTGGTCGTGGGCTCCAATAATTCCGCACATGATATCTGCGCGGCGCTTTGGGAGGGAGGTGCAGACGTCACCATGCTGCAGCGCTCTTCCACCCACATCGTCAAGTCCGACTCTTTGATGGAGGTCGGGCTCGGCGACCTCTATTCAGAGCGCGCGGTCGCCTCCGGCATGACAACACGAAAAGCCGATCTGATCTTCGCCTCCCTGCCCTATCGCATCCTGCACGAATTCCAGGTGCCGGTTTACAACAAGATCCGCGAGAAGGACGCCGCGTTCTATCAGCGGCTGAAAGATGCAGGCTTTATGCTCGACTTCGGTGACGACGAGTCCGGCCTGTTCATGAAGTATTTGCGGCGCGGCTCCGGCTACTACATTGACGTCGGTGCCTGCGACTTGGTTGCCGACGGGCGGATCAAGCTGGTTAGCGGCGTGGGCGTCAAGGAACTGACGGAGCGGTCGATTGTGCTCGAAGACGGGCGCGAACTGGACGCCGACCTCATCGTCTATGCGACCGGCTACGGCTCGATGAACGGTTGGGCGGCTGACCTGATTAGCCAGGACATCGCCGACAAAGTCGGCAAGTGCTGGGGGCTGGGCTCCAACACGACCAAGGACCCAGGTCCGTGGGAAGGCGAGCAGCGCAATATGTGGAAGCCGACGCAGCAGGAAGCGCTGTGGTTCCACGGCGGCAACCTGCATCAGTCCAGGCATTACTCGCAATATCTCTCCCTGCAACTCAAGGCGCGCAAGGAAGGGATCTCCACGCAGGTCTATGGATTGCAGGAGGTGCATCACACGTCCTGA